From the genome of Colletotrichum destructivum chromosome 10, complete sequence, one region includes:
- a CDS encoding Putative serine/threonine-protein kinase Atg1: MQNEIAPSKTLFTVHSQHRRFLYDPHNGNFSVCGETQSYAPDCHLAVAGEVVDEEQDITPAPLSEALPFLRVTTDDEPHDAQIGFLFGSDPEVCDVLLDKDPARGISKRQFAIHVTQQHGVLLIINRSRNKTNVEARSFGKLALSSQRALQDNESVHVSLGIYDIEIRLPDHSAHLADYRTELSNFTRRISSQIPVFQNLELESGPSASTASLRASPYQLREKVGSGTYGVVYRAVHRVTGDVVAVKQLGKHEHMRLEEVMLLRNITHEHIVSFHAFIIEIDSFHLVMEFVDGQNLETAFKAHHPTSTELREVMRQQLSAVEYIHHRGIVHRDIKPPNVMVKWRDPMVTKLTDFGLAIRSTELADKAPLCGTASYAAPEVLRGILYNEKVDIWSLGILFLQYSHKLPPLPKHDSKPRGQTNWGSWGSWPDKVQQHLQHMPRSPAFQFTSALLTANPEVRPSAKDALAHPFFSSELGISSPAGKTSAEQSGDDLGSQDTIRASPSRQGLQDVPSSTGSQSDNLPATEIHYPVTVVPGIETGSPSLERHAKRQKNGANSSLSEVARFLESIEDPLESFLFGRNLNATGSETSETPMFGGASHEEDSELPSLGWNVNQITPSERDTQLSGLGLEYQPHSIRPYEQEQRELTREIIQNTPREHEGQHIPINVYELNLPLKRPPGYKVMRYDKQRIAYHPFLQRVNITSVLRLANIQRQQGLQWTKNRQCVCTTMKGSPYIQGTYLTFDDAASCCSDLSAGQAAMRLRPTSTYLLPNLHRNANQRNANQRNANQRNASK, translated from the exons ATGCAAAACGAAATCGCCCCAAGCAAGACTCTCTTCACCGTCCATTCCCAGCACCGTCGCTTTCTTTACGACCCGCATAATGGCAATTTTTCTGTTTGCGGCGAGACTCAGTCCTATGCGCCTGACTGTCATCTGGCAGTTGCTGGAGAAGTGGTCGACGAAGAACAAGACATCACACCTGCCCCTCTCTCAGAAGCACTTCCCTTTCTTCGAGTTACAACGGACGATGAGCCTCACGATGCGCAGATCGGTTTCCTTTTCGGCAGTGATCCTGAGGTCTGCGATGTCTTGCTCGACAAGGACCCAGCACGGGGCATAAGTAAAAGACAATTCGCTATCCATGTCACCCAGCAACACGGTGTCCTCCTCATTATCAACCGCAGTCGTAACAAAACCAATGTTGAGGCTCGGAGTTTTGGCAAGTTGGCTTTGAGTAGCCAAAGAGCGCTTCAAGACAACGAGAGTGTGCACGTCTCCCTGGGAATATATGATATTGAGATCAGACTCCCCGATCACTCTGCACATCTGGCCGATTATCGCACGGAATTGTCAAATTTTACGAGAAGAATTTCGTCTCAGATCCCAGTCTTCCAAAACCTAGAGCTGGAGTCGGGACCTAGCGCAAGCACTGCATCTTTACGTGCGTCACCCTACCAACTTCGTGAGAAGGTTGGGTCTGGGACCTATGGTGTTGTGTACCGGGCAGTGCACCGAGTTACTGGTGATGTGGTTGCTGTCAAGCAGCTCGGGAAACACGAACATATGCGATTAGAGGAGGTAATGCTATTACGCAACATCACACAT GAACACATTGTCAGTTTTCACGCCTTCATTATTGAGATTGACTCGTTTCACCTTGTCATGGAATTTGTCGACGGTCAGAACCTCGAAACGGCATTCAAGGCCCATCATCCAACTTCGACCGAGCTACGAGAAGTCATGCGTCAACAACTTTCTGCCGTGGAGTACATACACCATCGGGGAATTGTCCATCGAGACATAAAACCTCCCAATGTGATGGTAAAGTGGCGAGATCCTATGGTCACCAAACTCACAGATTTTGGATTGGCGATAAGGTCGACTGAGCTGGCTGATAAAGCTCCGCTTTGCGGCACCGCCTCGTATGCCGCGCCAGAGGTCTTGAGGGGAATTCTGTATAATGAGAAGGTTGACATTTGGTCTCTTGGGATCCTCTTCCTACAATATTCCCACAAGCTTCCGCCATTGCCTAAGCACGACTCTAAGCCCAGAGGACAAACAAATTGGGGCTCTTGGGGAAGCTGGCCCGATAAAGTACAGCAACACCTTCAACATATGCCCCGCTCTCCTGCCTTCCAATTCACTTCAGCCCTGCTTACAGCAAACCCAGAAGTACGCCCTTCTGCAAAAGATGCCCTAGCTCatccttttttctcttccgaACTTGGCATATCCTCTCCCGCAGGGAAGACGAGCGCGGAACAGTCGGGCGATGACTTAGGTTCCCAAGATACGATTCGAGCCTCGCCTTCGAGACAAGGGCTACAGGACGTCCCTTCATCAACAGGGAGTCAAAGCGATAATCTGCCAGCCACAGAAATCCATTACCCTGTCACTGTTGTGCCCGGTATTGAGACTGGATCGCCTTCCCTGGAAAGGCATGCGAAGAGGCAAAAGAACGGCGCAAATTCGTCGCTATCGGAGGTGGCACGTTTTCTTGAGAGCATAGAGGATCCGCTTGAGTCCTTCCTTTTCGGACGAAATCTAAATGCCACAGGAAGCGAGACATCTGAGACACCAATGTTCGGGGGAGCTAGCCACGAAGAAGATTCGGAGCTGCCATCTCTTGGATGGAATGTCAATCAAATCACTCCGTCCGAACGAGATACGCAACTGTCTGGCCTAGGACTTGAGTACCAGCCACACTCTATTCGACCTTACGAACAGGAGCAACGCGAGTTGACACGAGAAATAATCCAAAACACACCCAGAGAGCACGAAGGGCAGCACATACCCATCAACGTCTATGAGCTAAATTTACCGCTCAAGCGCCCGCCTGGATATAAAGTGATGAGATACGACAAACAGAGGATTGCATATCATCCATTCTTACAGAGAGTCAACATAACATCTGTGCTCAGGTTGGCTAACATCCAGCGACAACAAGGACTGCAATGGACGAAAAATAGACAGTGTGTTTGCACAACGATGAAAGGATCGCCCTACATTCAAGGCACTTACCTTACATTCGATGACGCAGCATCCTGTTGCTCTGATCTCAGCGCGGGTCAAGCGGCGA TGAGGCTCAGACCAACATCGACATACCTCCTTCCAAACCTCCACCGCAACGCAAACCAGCGCAATGCAAACCAGCGCAATGCAAACCAGCGCAACGCTTCAAAGTGA
- a CDS encoding Putative ferric reductase, NAD binding domain-containing protein, which produces MYVTYWYCVALAASSLLLALWRLARSTRLRFSIHDRHYILSRIRSFLLRVVLPRAFLGSLNFLDILFIALFFIGSGLATSLSLYGLGQLRHRAATLGSINLLPVFIGRRIYTSNLVGASARTYRLIHACFAIVGIVQAALHSGLTAHLATRSSIQDPYVFYTGLAVRLAAKDEVCALTSQGIVFLVLPALISPFLLLPLRPRRLVRGTHLALGLLSLPMLCCHIALTSQAGKIVVGICVGLWTASVVYTWLHAHLYGTGEVQTVVELTGASIVHVRTTKQIRPYAGCYYYIAHSAFSLAVDSPQIVFHWTAGAKNEGSDLFLLLEGHHAHIKSHAQVLLDGPYGLNTHPEKYETVVLVAQGRGIAGLLPAAMQIARIGRHDRITRRIDLQWKLDHHDQEEWVEERLQNLIQLDPHRSLFAAHLYYPRLRVRSLKNLNIPEKHSKQWNTFRLSHDECMNRIRRNIDSKSRYAGHMTVLACGDQEFTAEIQSYVFHLPTMAKFASIDLNSGGKRLSPQDISHIPGTLA; this is translated from the exons ATGTACGTTACCTATTGGTACTGTGTGGCATTAGCTGCGTCTTCTCTGCTCCTTGCTCTTTGGCGGCTGGCCCGGTCCACGAGACTTCGCTTTTCTATTCACGACAGACACTACATCTTAAGCCGCATCCGTTCATTTCTACTGAGAGTGGTACTCCCCCGCGCCTTTCTCGGTAGCCTTAACTTTCTTGATATTCTCTTCATTGCATTGTTCTTTATCGGCAGCGGCCTCGCTACCAGCCTATCCCTCTATGGGCTGGGCCAGCTCCGCCACAGGGCGGCGACTCTTGGTTCAATCAACCTACTGCCGGTCTTCATCGGCCGCCGCATCTATACGAGCAACTTGGTCGGTGCTTCTGCCCGGACGTATCGCTTGATCCACGCTTGCTttgccatcgtcggcatcgttCAGGCTGCTTTACACTCGGGCTTAACTGCCCATCTGGCAACAAGATCCAGCATCCAGGATCCGTACGTCTTTTATACAGGCCTTGCAGTACGTCTCGCCGCAAAAGATGAAGTGTGCGCACTAACATCGCAGGGGATCGTATTCCTTGTCCTGCCTGCTCTCATTTCGCCCTTTCTGTTGCTCCCTTTGCGCCCACGCCGCTTGGTCCGTGGCACGCATCTCGCGTTGGGCCTGCTAAGCTTGCCGATGCTTTGCTGCCACATTGCCCTGACGTCCCAGGCCGGCAAGATAGTCGTTGGAATCTGTGTCGGCCTGTGGACCGCCTCAGTGGTCTACACCTGGTTACATGCGCACCTATATGGGACAGGAGAAGTCCAAACGGTGGTTGAGCTCACCGGCGCTAGCATCGTGCATGTTCGGACCACAAAACAAATAAGGCCTTATGCTGGATGCTACTACTACATCGCACATTCGGCTTTTTCTCTAGCCGTCGACTCCCCTCAAATCGTGTTCCACTggaccgccggcgccaagaaCGAGGGCTCGGacctctttctccttctcgagggTCACCACGCACATATAAAGAGCCATGCACAGGTCCTTCTTGATGGGCCTTATGGCCTCAATACGCACCCGGAGAAGTATGAAACAGTCGTGCTTGTGGCTCAAGGCCGTGGCATCGCTGGCCTCCTTCCGGCCGCCATGCAAATCGCGCGCATTGGCCGCCATGACCGGATCACACGTCGAATCGACCTCCAATGGAAGCTTGATCACCATGACCAAGAGGAGTGGGTGGAAGAACGGCTACAGAACCTCATCCAGCTCGATCCTCACAGG AGCTTGTTTGCGGCCCACCTCTACTATCCGCGCCTGCGTGTTCGTTCGCTGAAGAACCTTAACATACCCGAGAAACACTCCAAACAATGGAACACATTTCGGCTTTCGCATGATGAATGCATGAACCGCATTCGTAGAAACATCGACTCGAAGTCGCGATACGCCGGGCACATGACCGTCCTAG CGTGTGGGGACCAGGAGTTCACTGCGGAGATCCAGAGCTACGTCTTCCATCTACCTACTATGGCTAAGTTTGCCAGTATTGACTTAAATTCCGGCGGAAAGAGGCTGTCGCCGCAGGACATAAGTCACATTCCAGGCACGTTGGCGTGA
- a CDS encoding Putative Zinc finger, RING-type, producing the protein MWWINIQANAPGLPGVLLEENSLTYSTTTKVPQLLMVVGNFQKQIYLRRTFSKTLRYRPEGHIDFIHCSESMALVDCTLINALPKAQGGPVAAHVARYCLESIREAPPTAVQTVYSRLLYPFVSTLLFFADDFGGPEAAADVLAIWVSTSQQATLPPCLVVATNSTVAEKTFIAMVKSRMMQCTGLQAPSKPAEAERMLKLHFAEIKLTRPSDYVYRPRTTQQHRLTGLQLGQLFRLAINQLLLKEPFDLLVAWRSLYPSPTQAGQHLTQVCAAAMGRGINPLGILSSSLATDPLIHHLPAETVFGSYEKQLDDVQLMCRKVSAPGQLKQEFHERAAEAAALDRPCEAINLIVQSHLNDSIPRALCASCFIRTSTHALGCEHQLCDSCLVHSGIRQPAWRFSLEKCPICRKPSGGGLRVKPSTAAARVLMLPSTSAETTWNFLENLRGRLFGPLQDYFDLVISCSKVSPAQSAEVGLPRDSSLLAETSRPESRGSQIRRKLGLKGGLRLRAASSPQCYVAYMSDSDVGDWKFMGQDDLELVAEKECKRTWPVTEVYTLVQGASDIGCIGSLLSSCFYAEPCSSSHPDTFGILLRCRLSPGPHLLNLMLRLRDWKTPVLYRVGSRSWCRTRLCSEDTWEMLKSGQEYELLLCLDVPAFGPPVHIRIDTTPAGGGCTDISSSPFSVSDLLQAHDFSNATSGLSIQESRLSSNSTRHTDLSENRNGQKELWDEMEKLGMLLQDIIAY; encoded by the exons ATGTGGTGGATAAACATTCAAGCCAACGCACCCGGGCTACCGGGCGTGCTTCTAGAGGAGAACAGTTTGACATATAGCACAACTACCAAAGTACCACAATTGCTTATGGTCGTCGGCAACTTTCAGAAGCAGATCTACCTAAGGCGAACATTTTCCAAGACGTTACGTTACAGGCCTGAAGGTCACATTGATTTCATTCACTGCAGCGAATCGATGGCTCTTGTGGACTGCACCTTAATTAATGCCCTCCCCAAGGCCCAGGGAGGTCCTGTTGCAGCCCATGTCGCCCGCTATTGCCTTGAGTCCATTCGGGAGGCGCCGCCCACCGCTGTGCAGACGGTCTACTCGAGGCTTTTGTATCCCTTTGTCTCAACCCTCTTATTCTTTGCGGATGACTTCGGCGGCCCAGAAGCAGCTGCCGACGTTCTGGCGATCTGGGTATCTACCTCACAGCAGGCGACACTGCCGCCCTGCCTTGTCGTTGCCACCAATTCGACGGTCGCTGAAAAGACATTTATTGCCATGGTCAAAAGCCGAATGATGCAGTGTACCGGGTTGCAGGCCCCTTCCAAGccagccgaggccgagagaaTGCTGAAGCTGCATTTCGCGGAAATAAAACTTACCCGCCCGTCCGACTATGTCTACCGCCCGAGGACAACCCAGCAGCACAGGCTTACCGGCCTGCAACTAGGTCAGCTCTTCAGACTTGCTATCAATCAGCTGCTTCTCAAGGAGCCGTTTGATCTCTTGGTTGCGTGGCGAAGCTTGTATCCGTCACCAACGCAGGCAGGGCAACACCTGACCCAGGTGTGCGCAGCTGCCATGGGTAGAGGCATCAACCCATTGGGAATATTGTCATCATCACTTGCTACGGACCCTTTGATACATC ATCTACCGGCAGAAACTGTGTTCGGGAGCTATGAGAAACAACTTGATGATGTCCAACTCATGTGCCGGAAGGTCAGCGCACCCGGCCAGCTTAAGCAGGAATTCCATGAACGAGCTGCAGAGGCTGCAGCTTTGGACCGCCCGTGTGAAGCGATCAATCTGATTGTACAGTCACACTTGAACGACAGCATACCCCGAGCACTCTGCGCTTCCTGCTTTATTCGGACCTCCACACATGCGCTTGGGTGCGAACATCAACTTTGCGATTCGTGTCTTGTCCACAGCGGCATACGGCAACCAGCATGGAGATTTTCTCTCGAAAAGTGCCCCATTTGCCGCAAACCGTCGGGTGGTGGCTTACGAGTGAAGCCATCCACAGCAGCGGCCCGGGTTCTGATGCTTCCCAGCACCTCGGCGGAGACAACATGGAATTTTCTCGAAAACCTACGCGGTAGACTGTTTGGGCCTCTACAGGACTACTTCGATCTCGTGATATCCTGTTCGAAAG TGTCTCCCGCTCAGTCAGCCGAAGTCGGGCTTCCGAGAGACAGTTCACTACTAGCCGAGACATCGAGACCTGAAAGTCGGGGCAGTCAAATTCGTCGCAAACTAGGTCTCAAAGGCGGTCTGCGCTTACGGGCTGCATCAAGCCCGCAATGCTACGTCGCGTATATGAGCGACTCCGACGTTGGCGACTGGAAGTTCATGGGGCAAGACGA CCTGGAACTGGTCGCAGAGAAAGAGTGCAAGAGAACATGGCCGGTGACAGAAGTATATACGCTGGTTCAGGGAGCCTCGGACATAGGCTGCATTGGCTCCTTACTGTCATCGTGCTTCTATGCCGAGCCTTGTTCGTCCTCACACCCGGATACATTCGGCATTCTTCTGCGGTGTCGTCTCTCCCCGGGCCCTCATTTGCTCAATCTTATGTTAAGACTTCGGGATTGGAAAACCCCTGTGCTCTATAGAGTCGGGTCAAGATCATGGTGTCGGACGAGGCTCTGCAGTGAAGACACGTGGGAGATGCTGAAGAGCGGTCAAGAGTATGAGCTGCTACTATGCCTGGATGTGCCTGCCTTCGGACCGCCTGTGCACATCCGGATCGACACCAcgccggcgggaggaggcTGTACTGATATCAGCAGCTCCCCATTTTCTGTCAGCGATCTACTCCAAGCTCACGACTTTTCTAATGCTACATCAGGGCTTAGCATCCAGGAGAGCCGGCTTTCTTCAAATTCAACTCGTCACACAGACCTTTCTGAGAACAGAAATGGGCAAAAAGAACTatgggatgagatggaaAAACTTGGGATGTTGTTACAAGATATCATAGCTTATTAG
- a CDS encoding Putative F-box domain-containing protein: MFSSISFSWFRKPLYDARVLRPVEAAFPQLDFTEIKHTWWQVRTWPASPSSVFLIMDTLPSELLSNIASFLSLSDLSSFRLACRRFTYASLHLLLQHLCVLDTLDDLEELFSCLSLDDKSRYTESLTLLHGRWPVCDFQRWATHPLQLNESLPQTASSPKWTDAFQRYRLFVENEARRTTHDDLTRLKKVLELFPRLRQLTVSHLHTKGWRPVGPQQYIHLREQIWMSPCISDSESLGAIAQSVLTLLPTLSSVQHLAIDGRLNLSSITDITPIIQITSLKMKAVQLASWDRERFLSVIHMFPSLRELALGFTSTEVLVPVDKISLPFLKRLSLHRLYVSETALLRVLERNPQVSLHLSDATLVRGHWDTFCHRARRMGKGADITLEGYMNGLDPTCVHLSIEGDRKYRLLRFLENGEAQWPFRARWIAPRVFYV; this comes from the coding sequence ATGTTTTCCAGCATTTCGTTCTCATGGTTCAGAAAACCGTTGTATGATGCACGTGTTCTGCGCCCCGTTGAGGCGGCCTTCCCACAGCTGGACTTCACTGAAATAAAGCACACCTGGTGGCAGGTCAGGACgtggccagccagcccaagTTCTGTGTTCCTCATCATGGATACGTTACCATCCGAACTACTCTCCAATATCGCTTCATTCTTGAGTCTTAGTGATCTCTCAAGCTTTCGACTAGCATGTCGACGATTTACTTACGCCAGCCTGCACCTGTTGCTTCAACATTTATGCGTTCTCGACACGTTGGATGACCTGGAAGAACTCTTTTCTTGCCTTTCCCTCGACGATAAAAGCAGATACACAGAGAGCCTCACGTTGTTGCACGGTCGGTGGCCCGTTTGTGACTTCCAGCGATGGGCCACTCATCCGTTGCAATTAAACGAGTCTCTCCCCCAAACTGCGTCGTCCCCTAAATGGACGGACGCGTTCCAAAGATACCGGCTGTTCGTTGAGAATGAAGCCCGCCGTACAACTCATGACGACTTGACGAGACTGAAAAAAGTACTCGAGCTTTTCCCGCGGCTCCGCCAGCTCACAGTCTCACATTTACACACCAAGGGATGGAGACCTGTCGGCCCTCAGCAATACATTCATCTGCGTGAGCAGATATGGATGTCCCCTTGTATCAGCGATTCGGAATCTCTCGGGGCTATCGCCCAAAGTGTGCTGACCTTGCTTCCCACGTTGTCCTCGGTTCAGCATCTTGCCATCGACGGACGTCTCAACCTATCATCTATCACGGACATAACGCCAATCATACAAATAACCAGCCTGAAAATGAAGGCTGTTCAGCTAGCAAGCTGGGACCGTGAACGCTTTTTGTCTGTGATTCACATGTTTCCCAGTCTCAGAGAGCTAGCGCTTGGATTCACCTCAACCGAAGTTCTCGTTCCAGTAGACAAGATTTCACTGCCGTTCCTGAAGAGGCTTTCACTTCACAGGCTATATGTGTCCGAAACTGCTCTTCTCAGGGTTTTGGAGCGTAATCCGCAGGTTTCGCTTCACCTGAGCGACGCCACCCTGGTTCGCGGTCATTGGGATACCTTCTGTCACCGAGCCAGAAGAATGGGAAAAGGCGCGGACATCACACTCGAGGGATACATGAACGGCCTGGACCCCACTTGTGTTCACCTTTCTATTGAGGGAGATAGGAAGTATAGGCTATTGCGGTTTTTAGAGAATGGTGAAGCCCAGTGGCCATTCAGAGCACGGTGGATTGCTCCAAGGGTGTTCTATGTTTAG